Proteins encoded in a region of the Massilia sp. UMI-21 genome:
- a CDS encoding DUF2235 domain-containing protein, whose protein sequence is MSANLSPQLSAEYECAENLENFFTTGEQRNIRIFERREQTSVGKPSDSCNTNLFFGFFFDGTKNNYIKANATNNHSNVARLYDCFPGKSVPGILPEDTDWKHNPSRYAHFFKIYVPGVSSPFVQVGDTGEGWDEITGGAGGRMGEHRIIWALVQAINNVHRYFFSAPLISQEETDSLLKRAILNKRTRAAMLNRPSQNSADSEEKERPCDSVTRICFENVLRKLHVAVSQHWLDKRTGKPAKINPAIVKTIYVSVFGFSRGATQARAFTNWFLSLCELDAQLCGKAGRRTLGGFEVQFDFLGIFDTVASVGLGNTLGGFKGHGAWADSEDSLRIPSGIRCLHLVAAHELRRSFPVDSISVHGSLASGCQEIVVPGVHSDIGCGYCPMEQGRGTDPNGDDMLARIPLLLMYKAARMNGVPLKLELANPPARLRFKLRKEAIEAFNAYIANCEHKHGPIHHIMREQARKQMEWRVYRRISGKNAIQQSASFLRASNFDKNDMYSAAREFEDEIAEFLAWKSGKGSRFIPSIQRAGFSNDHEAEWEEIATWWGKVSVPDRAVIDFFDNYVHDSRAWFKLFPGNPDSEDKAHAQLKGWVARRELGQANISSPVLVGKTDYRTVSDRLSPAQRVAADEYKKTARIPRMITEGREPWKSRIGWLAGAGYLRFRKIYGGVDTVLLSSLSSTASGPTSSMDGSDKGKAALA, encoded by the coding sequence ATGAGCGCGAATCTTTCTCCACAATTAAGTGCTGAATACGAATGCGCCGAAAATCTTGAAAATTTTTTTACGACTGGTGAACAGCGTAATATAAGAATATTCGAAAGGCGTGAGCAAACCTCGGTTGGCAAGCCGTCCGATTCATGTAACACGAACCTGTTTTTTGGGTTTTTCTTCGACGGCACCAAAAATAACTATATAAAGGCAAACGCAACGAACAACCATTCGAACGTCGCGCGCCTGTACGACTGCTTTCCAGGGAAAAGCGTGCCAGGAATACTGCCTGAAGATACTGACTGGAAGCATAACCCGTCGAGATACGCGCATTTTTTTAAGATATATGTCCCCGGGGTTTCTTCCCCCTTTGTCCAGGTCGGCGATACCGGTGAAGGCTGGGACGAAATCACTGGCGGTGCTGGCGGGAGGATGGGCGAGCACAGAATCATCTGGGCCTTGGTGCAGGCAATAAACAATGTCCATCGTTATTTCTTCAGTGCGCCATTAATTTCGCAAGAGGAAACGGACAGTCTTCTTAAGCGCGCCATTTTAAATAAGCGCACTCGTGCAGCGATGCTTAATAGACCATCGCAAAACAGCGCAGACTCGGAAGAAAAAGAGAGGCCCTGCGACAGCGTTACTCGAATATGCTTCGAGAACGTTTTGCGAAAGTTGCATGTGGCTGTCTCGCAGCACTGGCTTGACAAACGCACTGGCAAGCCGGCTAAAATTAATCCTGCCATCGTAAAAACCATTTATGTTTCGGTATTTGGTTTTTCACGTGGGGCAACACAGGCCCGGGCTTTCACTAATTGGTTTCTCTCACTGTGCGAGCTTGACGCACAACTATGCGGTAAGGCCGGGCGCAGAACACTCGGCGGCTTTGAGGTGCAGTTCGACTTTCTTGGCATTTTCGACACGGTGGCATCTGTAGGGCTGGGCAATACGCTCGGTGGTTTCAAGGGGCACGGCGCATGGGCGGACAGCGAAGACAGCCTTCGTATTCCATCAGGAATTAGGTGCCTTCATCTGGTTGCGGCCCATGAGTTAAGGCGCAGCTTTCCGGTGGACTCGATTTCTGTACATGGTTCGCTTGCGAGCGGTTGCCAGGAGATCGTTGTTCCCGGCGTTCATTCAGATATTGGGTGCGGCTATTGCCCAATGGAGCAGGGCCGGGGTACCGACCCGAATGGCGACGATATGCTGGCGCGGATTCCGCTGCTGCTGATGTACAAGGCTGCACGCATGAATGGCGTACCTTTGAAACTTGAGTTGGCTAATCCTCCAGCACGGCTGAGATTCAAGTTAAGGAAAGAAGCGATAGAGGCGTTTAACGCTTACATAGCGAACTGTGAGCACAAGCACGGACCTATTCACCATATCATGCGTGAGCAGGCACGCAAGCAAATGGAATGGCGTGTCTATCGCCGCATCAGCGGCAAGAATGCAATTCAACAAAGCGCAAGTTTTCTTCGTGCTTCCAATTTCGACAAGAATGATATGTACAGTGCAGCGCGTGAATTCGAAGATGAAATCGCCGAGTTCTTGGCATGGAAGAGTGGTAAGGGGAGTCGTTTTATCCCGTCCATCCAGCGTGCTGGATTCAGCAACGACCACGAAGCGGAATGGGAGGAAATAGCTACTTGGTGGGGGAAGGTATCGGTGCCCGATCGAGCAGTCATCGATTTTTTTGATAACTATGTTCACGATTCACGAGCGTGGTTTAAGCTTTTTCCAGGGAATCCGGACTCGGAGGACAAAGCACACGCGCAGTTGAAGGGCTGGGTTGCGAGGCGCGAGCTTGGACAAGCCAACATATCGTCGCCCGTGCTTGTTGGCAAGACCGATTACAGAACCGTATCGGACCGGTTGAGTCCGGCGCAACGAGTTGCGGCAGATGAATATAAGAAAACAGCCAGGATTCCGCGCATGATCACCGAGGGACGAGAACCATGGAAATCGCGTATTGGTTGGCTTGCCGGGGCGGGGTATTTGCGGTTTCGTAAGATCTACGGCGGCGTAGATACGGTGTTGCTGTCTTCGCTTTCCTCGACAGCAAGTGGCCCCACGTCTTCAATGGACGGTTCTGACAAGGGAAAAGCCGCGCTAGCTTGA
- a CDS encoding DUF3304 domain-containing protein: MNGTNKQEWYWERRVGLLPACLAMIFLLSACEKPTVDVNVHGVNYTKDTFSYVVSDPVKPDTGSGGELVDPFGAGGMTCCVTLPKKWRPGIKLRVRTTYWVEEGPERQIQVFNGEHVVDVPNYLDGKPGELWVLREADGQVSVISSDVQPDHPGWPGKVKGWPIPSLEYRLERWELFRKHQQMYVDTFSQLLDELEKSPDARAKEAWAQEIKYHKESLNSFSGPEDPRYREYLKKDYLKDLEYSRAELAKIMEMKP; encoded by the coding sequence ATGAACGGAACAAATAAGCAAGAATGGTACTGGGAGCGGCGTGTAGGCTTGTTGCCGGCTTGTCTGGCTATGATATTTCTTCTCTCCGCGTGTGAAAAGCCTACTGTCGATGTGAATGTACACGGCGTTAACTACACGAAGGATACCTTCAGCTATGTCGTATCCGATCCCGTAAAGCCAGACACCGGCAGCGGCGGCGAATTAGTCGATCCATTCGGCGCCGGTGGTATGACGTGCTGTGTAACCCTCCCAAAAAAATGGCGTCCGGGTATCAAACTGCGGGTTCGAACGACATATTGGGTAGAAGAAGGTCCTGAGCGACAAATCCAGGTGTTCAACGGCGAGCACGTCGTTGATGTACCAAATTATCTGGACGGAAAACCGGGCGAACTGTGGGTGTTACGTGAGGCAGACGGACAAGTCAGCGTTATTTCAAGCGACGTGCAGCCTGATCACCCGGGATGGCCAGGAAAGGTCAAGGGGTGGCCGATACCTTCGCTGGAATATCGCCTTGAGCGATGGGAGTTGTTCAGGAAGCATCAGCAAATGTATGTGGACACCTTTTCTCAATTATTAGATGAGCTGGAGAAGTCGCCGGATGCACGTGCTAAAGAAGCGTGGGCGCAAGAAATTAAATATCACAAAGAGTCGTTGAATAGCTTTTCTGGACCTGAAGACCCACGCTACCGGGAGTATTTAAAAAAAGATTACCTGAAAGATCTGGAGTATAGCCGTGCGGAACTCGCAAAAATAATGGAAATGAAGCCATGA
- a CDS encoding DUF4123 domain-containing protein has product MLIDNFSPQSINALYGSALDPHVSSYLLIDGAFKSGAHRVFDEKEKRILFDILPGCNDTTRDVSPFVVAFEPGDRRLRVLFERFSGRPMVSVIETSESLTKLSTRLAAWCVIEVDNQRFNLRFSDTRRLPAILNILTPQQRAKFTGPMKRWRYIARNGEWEELPVNGGSQESAVNPILNGCQFAVLVDDSRADEFLVLLCDRGREVYNFPSRSHSLVTTALRAAAIAKLEEDKVLQWCMWFWERDKCDDDTVAATLLQTWQRDTQ; this is encoded by the coding sequence ATGCTGATCGATAATTTTTCGCCTCAGTCCATCAACGCCCTGTATGGCAGCGCTCTTGATCCCCACGTTTCATCGTACCTATTGATTGACGGCGCGTTTAAGAGTGGCGCACATCGAGTCTTCGATGAGAAGGAGAAAAGGATCCTATTCGATATCCTCCCAGGCTGTAACGATACTACGAGAGATGTTTCTCCATTCGTTGTCGCGTTTGAACCAGGTGATCGCAGGCTGCGTGTATTGTTTGAGCGTTTTAGCGGGCGGCCAATGGTAAGTGTCATCGAGACATCAGAGAGTTTGACCAAACTCTCTACTCGTCTTGCAGCCTGGTGCGTCATCGAAGTAGACAACCAGCGCTTTAACTTGAGGTTTTCAGATACCCGCCGTCTCCCGGCCATACTCAATATCCTTACTCCTCAGCAGCGTGCGAAGTTCACCGGGCCGATGAAGCGGTGGCGTTATATAGCGCGGAACGGAGAATGGGAAGAGCTTCCAGTGAACGGCGGCAGTCAAGAGAGCGCAGTTAATCCTATTTTGAATGGATGCCAGTTTGCTGTTCTCGTAGACGATAGCCGGGCTGATGAGTTTTTAGTGCTGCTGTGTGACCGTGGACGCGAGGTATACAACTTTCCCTCGCGCAGCCATTCTCTCGTGACAACTGCGCTGCGAGCCGCTGCTATTGCAAAACTTGAAGAGGATAAGGTCCTTCAATGGTGTATGTGGTTCTGGGAACGTGACAAGTGTGACGACGATACGGTGGCAGCAACTTTGCTGCAGACTTGGCAAAGGGACACTCAATGA
- a CDS encoding type VI secretion system tip protein VgrG produces the protein MSTTLRDQIFAALAEFSSASRLYALKVGGKEEAGLLVEAFVADDALQEIGMRDVIALSTDAGLDLETLLGQPATLEICLADGKRERFAGEICEAAMLGSDGGLARYRIRIAPWLWRLGQVRNSRVWQDKRVVDIVDAVFAAYRPLARWRWSEDTRPFLEEVRARSYCCQYRESDLDFVRRLLAEEGLCWRCEETDDGPGLVLFADSSRLCAVPEDGSSAAHGGIRFHGARAVEQTDSIQALTAQRRLHASLTTVLSYDYKAKQAVAASSPSHFTYGKLPELESFDVPGQYAYAGWQEAQHYANLRMQEQEARGQLWHGRSTVRTLRAGTRLQVLGAPLQQLGKSASFTVLRVFGIGVNNMPPPVRNALAELFGPIPELLDDLRPADLPDDIGLALAQAQASGYANCFRALATDLVWRPAQEHPKPVAFGAQSAIVVGADGSDQPNGADELYCDRLGRIRIRFHWQDGGNAACWVRVAQRSAGGGMGQQFLPRIGQEVLVQFLENDIDRPIVVGALYNGRGEGGVVATSGGRRDVETDLSCFRNAHDHARSGQGNLCGGNGPVWHGASADSAGHRNPASQWGIRSKEFGGYGYSQLVFDDSDGRGRVQLKSTHAGSELNLGHLVHAADNYRGSFRGSGAELRTDEYGAVRAGAGLLVSSYKLEHSAASRDPSGENAAGVALMQQADAMGKAFNSAACTHKGVALAAHVGSTKANESVLDPATATLKAMSNCLSGVSSSKKFQASLEETGAENTSVSGGKAPNFTDPIVAVAAQNGFGTNAGQDVQLENGEAAIFLSGQDAQLSVGAQVQCQSKQAIGLLSGTIKSGAANVGMQIVTAKDAVDIQSQASELKINAKSLLNLFSASAHIDFAAAKTINVTTAGGASITIEAGNILMKCPGLIKVQAGKKSFVGPARTSYPMPALPGSICVECLKKSLDAGPAFTLVE, from the coding sequence ATGAGCACGACGCTGAGGGATCAGATCTTCGCCGCCCTGGCGGAGTTCAGTAGTGCAAGCAGGCTATATGCGCTGAAGGTCGGCGGCAAGGAGGAGGCCGGCCTGCTGGTCGAGGCCTTCGTGGCCGACGACGCCCTGCAGGAAATCGGCATGCGCGACGTGATCGCCTTGTCGACCGACGCAGGCCTGGACCTGGAAACCTTGCTCGGCCAACCGGCGACCCTGGAAATCTGCCTGGCGGACGGCAAGCGCGAGCGTTTCGCCGGCGAGATCTGCGAAGCGGCCATGCTCGGCAGCGACGGCGGCCTGGCCCGTTACCGCATCCGCATCGCCCCCTGGCTGTGGCGCCTGGGTCAGGTACGCAACAGCCGGGTGTGGCAGGACAAGCGCGTCGTCGACATCGTCGATGCGGTATTCGCTGCCTACCGGCCCTTGGCGCGCTGGCGCTGGAGCGAGGATACCCGGCCCTTCCTCGAAGAGGTGCGAGCGCGCAGCTACTGCTGCCAGTACCGCGAATCCGACCTCGATTTCGTGCGCCGCCTGCTTGCCGAGGAGGGCTTGTGCTGGCGCTGTGAAGAGACCGACGACGGTCCGGGGCTGGTGTTGTTCGCCGACAGCAGCCGGCTGTGCGCCGTGCCCGAGGACGGCAGCAGCGCGGCGCATGGCGGTATCCGCTTCCACGGCGCGCGCGCAGTGGAGCAAACGGACAGCATCCAGGCGCTGACGGCGCAGCGGCGCCTGCATGCGTCGCTGACCACCGTGCTCAGCTACGACTACAAGGCGAAGCAGGCCGTGGCCGCCAGTTCGCCCTCGCATTTCACCTACGGCAAGCTACCGGAACTCGAGTCCTTCGATGTGCCGGGGCAGTATGCCTACGCTGGCTGGCAGGAGGCCCAGCATTACGCGAACCTGCGCATGCAAGAGCAGGAGGCGCGCGGGCAGCTCTGGCACGGGCGCTCGACCGTGCGAACCCTGCGCGCGGGAACCCGGCTGCAGGTGCTTGGCGCGCCCCTGCAGCAACTGGGCAAGTCCGCCTCGTTCACCGTACTGCGCGTGTTCGGCATCGGCGTCAACAACATGCCGCCCCCGGTCCGGAACGCGCTTGCCGAACTGTTCGGGCCGATTCCCGAGTTGCTGGACGATCTGCGGCCCGCCGATCTGCCCGATGACATCGGCCTGGCGCTGGCCCAGGCGCAGGCGAGCGGCTATGCCAATTGTTTTCGTGCGCTAGCCACCGACCTCGTCTGGCGTCCGGCCCAGGAGCATCCGAAGCCGGTCGCCTTCGGCGCCCAGAGCGCCATCGTGGTCGGTGCGGACGGCAGCGACCAGCCGAACGGCGCCGATGAGCTGTATTGCGACCGGCTGGGGCGGATCCGGATTCGTTTTCATTGGCAGGATGGCGGGAATGCGGCTTGCTGGGTACGCGTCGCGCAGCGCTCGGCTGGCGGCGGGATGGGCCAGCAGTTCTTGCCGCGTATCGGACAGGAAGTGCTGGTGCAGTTCCTGGAGAACGATATCGACCGGCCGATCGTCGTCGGGGCGCTCTATAACGGGCGCGGGGAAGGCGGTGTGGTCGCCACGTCTGGCGGACGCCGCGATGTTGAAACAGACCTGTCCTGTTTCAGGAACGCACATGACCATGCCCGGTCGGGGCAGGGGAACCTGTGCGGCGGGAATGGCCCGGTGTGGCATGGCGCGTCGGCAGATAGTGCCGGGCATCGGAATCCGGCGTCGCAGTGGGGGATTCGGAGCAAGGAATTCGGCGGGTATGGGTATTCGCAGCTGGTATTCGATGACAGCGATGGGCGCGGGCGGGTGCAGCTCAAGAGTACGCATGCGGGGAGTGAGCTGAATCTTGGGCATCTGGTGCATGCGGCGGATAACTATCGGGGCAGTTTTCGAGGGAGTGGTGCGGAGTTGCGGACGGATGAGTATGGGGCGGTGCGGGCGGGGGCGGGGTTGTTGGTGTCGAGTTACAAGCTCGAACACAGTGCTGCGTCACGGGATCCTTCTGGCGAAAACGCTGCTGGTGTTGCATTGATGCAGCAGGCTGATGCAATGGGAAAGGCTTTCAACTCGGCGGCATGTACACACAAGGGCGTGGCTCTCGCAGCGCATGTGGGATCAACAAAAGCGAATGAGAGCGTATTGGATCCAGCAACGGCGACGCTCAAGGCAATGTCCAATTGTCTTTCTGGCGTAAGTAGCTCGAAAAAATTTCAGGCATCGCTTGAGGAGACTGGTGCGGAGAACACGAGCGTAAGTGGTGGAAAAGCACCAAATTTCACTGATCCCATCGTGGCGGTCGCCGCACAAAACGGGTTTGGCACCAATGCCGGACAGGATGTGCAATTGGAAAACGGTGAGGCGGCTATTTTTCTTAGTGGACAGGATGCTCAGTTGTCCGTCGGGGCGCAGGTGCAATGTCAATCAAAGCAAGCAATTGGGTTACTCAGTGGGACGATCAAGTCAGGTGCAGCCAACGTCGGAATGCAAATTGTCACGGCCAAAGATGCTGTCGACATTCAATCACAAGCGAGTGAACTAAAGATAAATGCAAAAAGCCTGCTGAATCTTTTCAGTGCAAGTGCTCACATCGATTTCGCAGCAGCGAAGACAATTAATGTCACGACAGCGGGCGGTGCCAGCATAACAATTGAAGCAGGAAATATTTTAATGAAATGTCCAGGTCTGATCAAAGTTCAAGCGGGTAAGAAAAGCTTTGTCGGCCCTGCTAGAACAAGTTATCCCATGCCTGCTCTGCCGGGCAGTATTTGTGTTGAATGCTTAAAAAAATCTCTGGATGCTGGCCCAGCATTTACCTTGGTTGAGTGA